From the Gramella sp. Hel_I_59 genome, one window contains:
- a CDS encoding MoxR family ATPase: MENQEQHKPQDELKFENRIPLEGLKSSVDKLKSQLGKVIVGQENFVELLIVGLLANGHVLIEGVPGVAKTVTAKLFAKSLKTDFSRIQFTPDLMPSDVLGTSIFNVKTSEFEFKKGPIFSNVVLIDEINRAPAKTQSALFEVMEERQVTIDGNLYPLQPPFMVLATQNPIEQEGTYALPEAQLDRFLFKIKVDYPKLEEEIEILKGHHLRKGNLPEAEISPVLDPNEIAKLRSQIHEIVLEDKLMNYIAELVMKTRNHSHLYLGASPRASIAIMNASKAYAAINGRDFVIPEDIKNVLKPVLSHRLILSPDREMEGMKADDVVDMITQSVEIPR, from the coding sequence ATGGAAAATCAGGAACAACATAAGCCACAAGACGAATTAAAGTTTGAGAACAGGATTCCACTGGAAGGCCTGAAATCTTCTGTGGATAAGCTAAAATCACAGCTTGGCAAAGTGATCGTGGGCCAGGAGAATTTCGTAGAACTCTTGATCGTAGGCTTACTTGCAAATGGACATGTTCTTATAGAAGGTGTTCCCGGAGTTGCCAAAACGGTTACCGCGAAGTTATTCGCTAAAAGCCTTAAAACCGACTTCAGTAGAATTCAATTTACGCCAGATCTTATGCCTAGCGACGTATTGGGAACTTCGATCTTCAATGTAAAAACTTCAGAATTTGAATTTAAGAAAGGGCCTATTTTTTCGAACGTAGTCCTTATCGATGAAATCAACAGAGCTCCGGCAAAAACACAGTCTGCTTTGTTCGAAGTAATGGAAGAAAGGCAGGTGACGATTGATGGGAATCTGTATCCTCTGCAACCACCTTTTATGGTGCTGGCCACGCAGAACCCCATAGAACAGGAAGGAACCTATGCCCTGCCGGAAGCTCAGCTGGATAGATTTTTATTTAAGATCAAGGTAGATTACCCGAAACTGGAAGAAGAGATCGAGATTTTAAAGGGTCACCATCTTAGAAAAGGCAATTTGCCGGAAGCTGAAATTTCACCCGTTCTCGATCCAAATGAGATTGCTAAGTTACGCTCCCAGATCCATGAGATCGTGCTAGAAGACAAACTGATGAATTATATCGCAGAACTGGTGATGAAAACGAGAAATCATTCTCATCTATATCTTGGCGCAAGTCCAAGAGCTTCCATAGCGATCATGAATGCTTCTAAAGCATACGCCGCCATTAACGGTAGAGATTTTGTAATTCCTGAAGATATTAAGAACGTACTGAAACCTGTACTAAGTCACAGGCTTATACTTTCTCCAGACAGAGAAATGGAAGGAATGAAAGCTGATGACGTCGTAGATATGATCACTCAATCTGTAGAAATTCCCCGATAG
- a CDS encoding DUF58 domain-containing protein, translating into MLKFLKSLYFKELFFYCLIGIAVLFLISFWVDWLYSITWIISMILAIATLLDIIALYSGKAVLAERILPEKFSNSDPNQVILKLRNNYRFPVTAEVIDEVPLQFQKRDFLKSKKLGSRSEEKLEYQLIPLERGEYIFGNLNIYISSKLGLVRRRYITGKEQSVKVYPSFVQMKKLDFLALDQKINLQGMKRIRRIGHTMEFEQIKEYVRGDDVRTINWKATAKQNALMVNQFQDERSQPVYIIIDTGRVMRMPFEGLSLLDYAINSSLAFSNIALRKKDKVGLLSFSNKVHAILKASSRLGQLQQILESLYRVDTGYLDSDFSMLYSRVQKSITHRSLIMLYTNFEHMSALQRQLPYLKAISKKHLLVVIFFENTEITGLTEQSAEKDISTMAHQTIAESFQNDKIIMVKELEKFGIQTILTPPKDLSINTINKYLEVKARGLI; encoded by the coding sequence GTGCTGAAGTTTCTGAAAAGTCTATATTTTAAAGAACTGTTCTTCTATTGCCTGATAGGGATCGCGGTCTTATTCCTGATCTCGTTCTGGGTGGACTGGCTCTACAGCATTACCTGGATCATCAGCATGATACTGGCAATAGCAACTTTGCTGGATATAATCGCGTTATATTCTGGAAAAGCAGTGTTAGCAGAACGCATACTGCCAGAGAAATTTTCCAATTCAGATCCTAATCAGGTAATTCTTAAACTTCGGAATAACTACAGGTTTCCAGTGACAGCTGAAGTGATCGATGAAGTACCTCTACAATTTCAGAAAAGAGATTTTTTAAAAAGTAAAAAGCTCGGCTCCCGTTCCGAAGAAAAATTAGAATATCAACTAATCCCGCTGGAACGTGGAGAATACATTTTCGGCAACCTGAATATCTATATTTCCAGCAAGCTTGGGCTTGTAAGAAGAAGATATATAACTGGAAAAGAGCAATCTGTAAAAGTCTATCCTTCTTTTGTTCAGATGAAAAAACTGGATTTTCTAGCCTTGGACCAAAAGATCAATTTGCAGGGAATGAAACGTATTAGGCGGATTGGACATACGATGGAATTCGAACAGATCAAAGAATATGTTCGTGGGGATGATGTACGAACTATCAACTGGAAGGCGACAGCAAAACAAAATGCCTTGATGGTTAATCAATTCCAGGATGAGCGTTCCCAACCGGTTTATATTATCATTGATACCGGAAGGGTCATGAGGATGCCTTTTGAGGGCCTATCCTTACTGGATTATGCGATTAATAGTTCTCTGGCATTTTCGAATATTGCACTGCGCAAAAAAGACAAGGTTGGCTTGCTAAGTTTTAGTAATAAAGTGCATGCTATTCTGAAAGCCAGCTCAAGACTTGGCCAGCTGCAACAGATCCTGGAGTCCTTATATCGTGTAGATACAGGCTACCTGGACAGTGATTTTAGCATGCTATACTCGAGAGTTCAAAAAAGTATTACCCATCGTAGTCTTATAATGTTGTATACCAATTTCGAACATATGAGTGCGCTTCAAAGGCAGCTACCTTATTTAAAAGCGATCAGTAAAAAGCATTTACTGGTAGTCATATTCTTCGAAAATACTGAAATTACCGGACTTACCGAACAATCCGCAGAAAAGGATATTTCTACGATGGCGCACCAGACGATTGCTGAGTCTTTTCAAAATGACAAGATCATAATGGTCAAAGAGCTGGAAAAATTTGGCATCCAGACCATACTTACTCCTCCAAAGGATCTAAGTATTAATACGATCAACAAATACCTAGAAGTAAAAGCTCGCGGACTCATATAA
- a CDS encoding DUF2141 domain-containing protein — protein sequence MKTVLLLLALFIGSLLNAQTATTHELEVTIPNVTSDNGEVLFALYKEENFMREPTFSQKSAIKDGKATVKFEDLPEGDYALVVMHDENSNGRMDFETNGMPTESYATSGESKFMGPPMWSDTKFKLDDSTKKLSLRF from the coding sequence ATGAAAACTGTATTATTATTACTCGCATTATTTATTGGTAGTCTATTGAATGCTCAGACTGCAACTACTCACGAACTTGAAGTTACAATCCCTAATGTCACTAGCGACAATGGCGAAGTGCTATTCGCACTTTACAAGGAGGAAAACTTTATGAGAGAACCTACCTTTTCTCAAAAATCTGCTATTAAAGATGGGAAAGCAACGGTAAAATTTGAAGATCTGCCAGAAGGAGATTATGCACTGGTCGTGATGCACGACGAGAATAGCAATGGAAGAATGGATTTCGAAACTAATGGAATGCCTACGGAAAGTTATGCAACCAGCGGTGAAAGTAAATTCATGGGACCACCAATGTGGAGTGATACTAAATTCAAGCTTGATGATTCCACAAAAAAATTAAGTCTGAGGTTCTAA
- a CDS encoding hydrogen peroxide-inducible genes activator, whose translation MTITQLHYVLAVAEHKNFTKAAQKVFVTQPTLSMQIQKLEEELDITIFDRTKKPIQLTEVGQKIVQQARNIVNESDRIKDIVDQQKGFIGGIFRLGVIPTIMPTLLPMFIGNFMKKFPKVKLKIEELHTEAIIEKLKEGHLDAAIAATPLQIDGIKENVLYYEPFVPYIPKEMDMHSNDKIDIDSLDINKILLLEDGHCFKDGIINLCKANREYDGDQLQLESGSFETLIKLANEGLGMTLLPYLHTLELKDYEKKNLRMFNDPVPAREVSLIYNRSELKMQIIEALRSTIASVVKGAITYQNVKIISPLNHKKDFQKN comes from the coding sequence ATGACAATTACCCAGTTGCATTATGTCTTAGCTGTTGCTGAACATAAGAATTTTACCAAGGCCGCTCAAAAAGTTTTCGTAACCCAGCCAACGCTGAGTATGCAAATCCAGAAGCTGGAAGAAGAACTGGATATTACTATTTTTGACCGAACCAAAAAGCCGATCCAGCTGACTGAAGTTGGGCAGAAAATCGTTCAACAGGCTCGTAACATTGTTAACGAAAGCGATCGGATCAAGGATATAGTAGATCAGCAAAAAGGATTTATTGGTGGAATCTTCAGATTAGGAGTTATTCCTACGATCATGCCTACATTGTTACCTATGTTCATAGGTAATTTTATGAAGAAATTTCCGAAGGTAAAATTGAAAATAGAAGAGCTGCATACGGAAGCGATCATTGAAAAACTAAAGGAAGGACATCTGGATGCGGCAATCGCTGCTACTCCACTTCAAATTGATGGAATCAAGGAGAATGTGCTTTATTACGAGCCCTTTGTTCCCTATATTCCGAAGGAAATGGACATGCATTCCAATGATAAGATCGATATAGATAGTCTAGATATCAATAAAATTTTACTACTGGAAGATGGTCACTGTTTTAAGGATGGGATTATCAATCTTTGCAAAGCGAACCGGGAATATGATGGCGATCAGCTACAACTGGAAAGCGGCAGTTTCGAAACCCTTATAAAACTGGCCAATGAAGGTCTGGGGATGACGCTACTTCCCTATCTGCACACTCTAGAACTTAAGGATTATGAAAAAAAGAACTTAAGGATGTTCAACGATCCCGTTCCTGCCCGGGAAGTAAGCTTGATCTATAATCGTAGTGAATTAAAAATGCAGATCATAGAAGCACTACGCAGCACTATCGCCAGCGTGGTAAAAGGAGCAATTACCTATCAGAATGTAAAAATCATAAGTCCTTTAAATCATAAAAAGGATTTTCAGAAGAACTAA
- a CDS encoding TIGR00266 family protein — protein sequence MNAHEIDYQIFGEEMQYVELELDPQEAVIAEAGNFMMMDDGIRMDTIFGDGSKQNEGFLGKVLGAGKRLLTGESLFMTIFSNEIQGKKRISFASPYPGKIIPIDLTQFNGKFICQKDAFLCAAKGVAIGIEFSKKLGRGFFGGEGFIMQKIEGDGMAFVHSGGTMARKELGPGEKLKIDTGCIIGFTQTIDYDIEFVGGIRNTIFGGEGLFFASLTGPGTVYIQSLPFSRLANRVLQAAPQMGGKDKGEGSLLGGIGDVLSGDNRF from the coding sequence ATGAATGCACATGAAATAGATTACCAGATTTTCGGAGAAGAAATGCAATACGTTGAGCTTGAACTCGACCCACAGGAAGCGGTCATTGCCGAGGCTGGAAACTTTATGATGATGGACGATGGCATTCGAATGGATACCATCTTTGGTGACGGGTCGAAGCAGAATGAAGGTTTCCTTGGAAAAGTCCTTGGCGCTGGAAAGAGATTGCTTACCGGGGAAAGTCTGTTTATGACGATCTTCTCCAACGAGATCCAGGGAAAGAAGCGTATAAGCTTTGCCTCACCATATCCTGGGAAGATCATTCCTATAGATCTAACCCAGTTCAATGGAAAATTTATTTGTCAGAAAGACGCTTTTCTATGTGCAGCAAAGGGCGTAGCCATTGGTATAGAATTCAGTAAAAAGCTTGGCCGTGGATTTTTTGGCGGTGAAGGTTTTATCATGCAGAAAATTGAAGGCGACGGGATGGCATTTGTTCATTCTGGTGGTACAATGGCTAGAAAAGAACTAGGTCCAGGTGAGAAGCTTAAGATCGATACTGGTTGTATCATAGGTTTTACTCAAACCATAGATTATGATATAGAATTTGTAGGCGGTATAAGAAACACCATTTTTGGAGGAGAAGGTTTATTCTTCGCTTCACTTACTGGTCCGGGTACGGTTTATATCCAGTCATTACCATTTAGTAGGCTGGCGAATCGTGTATTGCAGGCAGCGCCACAAATGGGTGGAAAGGATAAAGGAGAAGGTAGTTTACTTGGAGGAATTGGTGATGTTCTAAGCGGTGATAACAGGTTTTAA
- a CDS encoding DUF4442 domain-containing protein, producing MKLNPSKLNSFLMLKLPSAWLCGVRVKHIDETECAVGVTHRWINQNPFNSMYFAVQAMAAELSTGALVMGKIQDSGKKISMLVAQNKSVFSKKATGKIRFTCHDGQKVKEAIERTIATGEGQTMWMKAIGLNEEGVEVSVFEFEWTVKLKQRK from the coding sequence ATGAAGCTAAATCCCTCAAAATTGAATTCTTTTCTAATGCTTAAACTTCCAAGTGCCTGGTTGTGTGGTGTTAGAGTAAAACATATAGATGAAACTGAATGTGCCGTTGGTGTTACCCATCGATGGATTAATCAAAATCCTTTTAATTCCATGTATTTCGCTGTGCAGGCTATGGCTGCAGAGCTTAGTACAGGAGCTCTTGTTATGGGGAAAATTCAGGATTCCGGTAAAAAGATCTCAATGCTGGTGGCACAGAACAAATCGGTATTCTCGAAGAAGGCTACTGGAAAAATAAGATTCACCTGTCATGATGGACAAAAAGTGAAGGAGGCCATTGAGCGCACAATTGCTACCGGAGAAGGACAAACCATGTGGATGAAAGCCATTGGTCTTAATGAGGAAGGCGTGGAAGTATCGGTTTTTGAGTTTGAATGGACTGTTAAACTTAAACAAAGAAAGTAA
- a CDS encoding DUF4870 domain-containing protein, translated as MQDTSAHKNRTLTTVLHLSVFTKYFIPLGNFIFPMLLWLSQKEDAFVDRHGRNALNFQISTFLYTVLLVAIGGATFLYFALKFNLVEPLMTNDSFEVNQFSEALPFIIIMGILGILLLGLFVLEIFAVISASLSANEGKDYSYPLTINFLSSDKPDETNHQNHQSKNEQFNDTQKQTL; from the coding sequence ATGCAGGACACTAGCGCTCATAAAAACCGTACTCTAACTACTGTACTTCATCTATCGGTATTTACGAAGTATTTCATACCACTGGGTAATTTCATATTCCCAATGCTACTCTGGTTAAGCCAGAAAGAAGATGCATTTGTGGATCGTCATGGAAGAAATGCTTTGAATTTTCAAATCAGCACTTTTCTGTATACGGTATTACTGGTAGCTATTGGAGGTGCCACTTTCCTATATTTTGCACTAAAATTCAATTTAGTAGAACCTTTAATGACTAACGACTCTTTTGAAGTCAACCAGTTTTCAGAAGCATTACCCTTTATCATCATCATGGGTATTCTGGGAATATTATTACTTGGACTATTTGTTCTGGAAATCTTTGCAGTCATCTCTGCAAGTCTTTCAGCAAACGAAGGAAAAGATTACAGTTACCCTCTAACCATTAATTTTTTAAGTTCGGACAAACCGGATGAAACAAATCATCAAAATCATCAATCAAAAAATGAACAGTTTAATGACACCCAAAAACAAACACTATGA
- a CDS encoding PadR family transcriptional regulator: MKIENTKAQMRKGVLEYCILSVLRDEDAYVAEILDTLKDAKLLVVEGTIYPLLTRLKNAGLLNYRWEESTSGPPRKYYGLTETGKIFLRELTGTWNELQTAVNIVTTQKKNNHE, encoded by the coding sequence ATGAAGATTGAAAATACCAAAGCCCAGATGCGTAAGGGTGTATTGGAATATTGCATTCTCTCGGTTCTAAGAGACGAAGATGCCTATGTGGCTGAAATTCTGGACACATTGAAAGACGCAAAACTGCTGGTAGTTGAGGGTACGATCTATCCTTTATTAACCAGGTTGAAAAATGCGGGACTTCTCAATTATCGTTGGGAAGAATCTACAAGCGGGCCGCCCCGTAAATATTACGGACTTACCGAAACAGGAAAAATATTTCTCAGGGAATTAACGGGTACCTGGAACGAATTACAAACTGCCGTTAACATCGTAACCACTCAAAAAAAGAACAATCATGAATAA
- a CDS encoding PspC domain-containing protein: MNKTVNINLAGVFFHIDEDAYARLQRYLETIRHSFSNTQGRDEIISDIEARIAELFNDKVKNDRQVISIKEVEEVITIMGQPEDYMVDEEIFEDEPTTTHRSARTRGKQLYRDTENGFVGGVSSGLGHYLAIDAIWVRLLWVLLTIFSSGGFLLIYIAFWIFVPEAKTTADKLAMRGEEVTVSNIEKKIREGFHDVSDSIKNVDYDKFGKRASAGASSAATTLGNIIKFCLKLFVKFIGIILILFAGSTLIALFVGLFAVGTFGIVDAPWTEYIDVVNSGAPIWLTSLLVFFAVGIPFFFLFVLGLKILVRNLRSVGRIALLTLLGVWLISIIGLSVIGISQATNRAFDGEVATTETLKVTSADTIYLRMKHNPEMSNRTRRSSDFRIVYEEDTKMIVGNDIRLIVRSTRDSVGKMEILKSAEGKNYNEARDRAKAIRYGRSLVGNELLLDSYFITEAKSGYRDQEVQITLYLPEGTTLYADDNTSTFHRNTDSYEDILHNGEEEHFLNIIDGGTSCEDCPVEDVWDDDSGDWDSEDTWEDDYDTSDDFNARVDVNSEEVNIRLNDNGVEIQDKDGDRVRIDSNGVQIQN, translated from the coding sequence ATGAATAAGACAGTTAACATAAATCTTGCCGGCGTTTTCTTTCACATAGATGAGGATGCCTATGCCAGACTTCAAAGATATTTGGAGACTATCAGGCATTCGTTTTCAAATACGCAGGGTCGTGATGAGATCATCTCAGATATCGAAGCTCGTATTGCTGAATTGTTCAATGATAAAGTGAAGAATGACAGGCAGGTTATCAGCATAAAAGAAGTAGAAGAAGTTATCACGATCATGGGGCAACCTGAAGATTATATGGTCGATGAGGAGATCTTCGAAGATGAACCAACAACCACGCACAGGTCTGCAAGAACTCGTGGAAAACAATTATACCGTGATACTGAAAATGGATTCGTAGGTGGTGTGTCTTCAGGACTTGGTCATTACCTGGCGATCGATGCGATCTGGGTAAGATTGCTTTGGGTATTGCTTACGATCTTTTCCAGTGGTGGTTTTCTATTGATATACATTGCTTTCTGGATTTTTGTTCCGGAAGCAAAAACCACGGCAGATAAACTTGCCATGCGCGGTGAAGAAGTAACGGTTAGTAACATCGAAAAGAAGATACGTGAGGGTTTTCATGATGTTTCAGACAGTATAAAGAATGTTGACTATGATAAGTTCGGGAAAAGAGCGTCTGCTGGAGCAAGTTCTGCGGCAACCACGCTAGGGAATATTATCAAGTTCTGTCTGAAACTATTTGTTAAATTCATCGGGATCATCCTAATCCTTTTCGCCGGTTCCACTCTTATTGCACTATTCGTTGGATTGTTTGCAGTAGGCACTTTCGGAATCGTTGATGCACCCTGGACTGAATATATAGATGTGGTGAATAGTGGCGCTCCTATATGGCTTACTTCACTGCTTGTATTTTTCGCAGTTGGGATCCCTTTCTTCTTCCTGTTCGTTCTTGGATTGAAGATACTGGTAAGAAACCTAAGATCTGTGGGTAGAATTGCCCTGCTAACATTACTTGGAGTCTGGTTAATTTCGATCATTGGACTTTCTGTAATTGGTATTAGCCAGGCAACAAATCGTGCTTTTGACGGTGAAGTTGCCACAACAGAAACTTTGAAGGTAACTTCAGCAGATACTATCTACCTGCGTATGAAGCATAATCCTGAAATGAGTAACAGAACCAGAAGATCATCAGACTTCAGAATTGTATATGAGGAAGACACTAAAATGATCGTTGGAAATGATATCAGGCTTATCGTGAGATCTACCAGAGATTCCGTAGGAAAAATGGAGATATTGAAGTCGGCTGAAGGTAAAAATTATAATGAAGCCAGAGATCGAGCCAAGGCGATACGTTACGGTCGCAGCCTGGTAGGAAATGAACTTTTGCTGGATAGTTATTTTATTACAGAAGCAAAGTCTGGTTACAGAGATCAGGAAGTACAAATCACGTTATATCTTCCTGAAGGCACCACTCTTTATGCTGATGATAATACTTCTACATTTCACCGAAATACCGATTCTTACGAAGATATTTTGCATAATGGCGAAGAAGAACATTTTTTGAATATCATCGACGGCGGCACCAGCTGTGAAGATTGTCCTGTAGAAGATGTATGGGATGACGATAGTGGTGACTGGGATAGCGAAGATACTTGGGAAGATGATTATGACACTTCAGATGACTTTAATGCAAGAGTGGATGTAAATAGTGAAGAAGTTAATATCAGACTGAATGATAACGGCGTGGAAATCCAGGATAAGGATGGCGACCGTGTAAGAATAGACAGTAACGGAGTACAAATACAAAACTAG
- a CDS encoding DUF2807 domain-containing protein, with protein MLKKIPLLLLIVLCSCNAQDKVKGSRNVKTEQYDLEKFHSIQIKGEFEVGILKGRRSMIEIEADDNIHDLIMTEVLDGTLYIKPIKKLSRTKKQELRITFSDTLKSILIGGDVELESLQDLYVNDFKLETGKDAKAFLTLTASKFNFIHKDDAEAELNVTAQEIVCQLNQSSKVEALLNAPNVEIDIYEKASARIDGETQIFNLRADQSSKFDGENFSSFKTEVLAQGGSSSKVNVSDTLNLTASGKSEIEVYNTPVIKLLQFSDEASLSKKEFSKGLFK; from the coding sequence ATGCTAAAAAAAATCCCATTATTACTATTAATCGTTTTATGCAGTTGCAATGCCCAGGACAAGGTAAAAGGTAGCCGAAACGTAAAAACCGAACAATATGATCTTGAAAAATTTCACTCAATCCAGATCAAAGGAGAATTTGAAGTCGGAATCCTAAAGGGGAGAAGATCCATGATCGAGATAGAAGCCGATGATAATATTCATGATCTCATTATGACTGAAGTTCTTGACGGAACACTTTATATTAAACCCATCAAAAAACTTTCCCGTACCAAGAAACAGGAATTAAGAATTACTTTTTCTGATACCTTAAAAAGTATACTTATAGGTGGTGACGTGGAACTCGAATCTCTCCAGGATCTTTACGTAAATGATTTCAAGCTTGAAACAGGCAAGGACGCGAAAGCTTTTTTAACACTTACGGCCAGTAAATTCAATTTCATCCACAAGGATGATGCAGAAGCTGAACTGAATGTCACAGCCCAGGAAATTGTTTGTCAGCTAAATCAGTCTTCAAAGGTTGAAGCGCTCTTGAATGCTCCCAATGTTGAGATCGATATTTACGAAAAAGCATCTGCCAGAATAGACGGTGAAACTCAAATTTTCAATTTAAGAGCAGACCAATCATCTAAATTTGACGGTGAAAATTTTAGCAGCTTTAAAACTGAAGTGCTGGCACAGGGAGGTTCATCTTCCAAGGTAAACGTGAGTGATACTTTGAATTTAACTGCTTCAGGAAAAAGTGAGATCGAAGTATATAATACACCGGTGATCAAACTCTTACAATTTTCAGATGAAGCAAGTTTGTCCAAAAAAGAATTCAGCAAAGGCCTGTTTAAATAA
- the trxB gene encoding thioredoxin-disulfide reductase yields the protein MSDTIERIKCLIIGSGPAGYTAAIYAARADMKPVMYTGMEPGGQLTTTTEVDNFPGYPEGIDGPKMMMDLQQQAERFGTKVRIGMITEVDFSKEVGGIHKALVDNKTWIEAESVIISTGATAKYLGLPSEQKLRGGGVSACAVCDGFFYKGQDVAIVGGGDTAAEEATYLSNICNKVTMLVRKDYMKASKAMQHRVETTKNIDLRYNTEVDEILGEQVVEGLRMVNNQTGEKEEIDITGFFVAIGHKPNTDIFKGWLDMDETGYVITESKTTRTNIPGVFASGDVQDKVYRQAITAAGTGCMAALDAERYLAEIEVEEDIQKPQTRPETV from the coding sequence ATGAGTGATACTATCGAGAGAATAAAATGCCTTATCATAGGTTCAGGTCCTGCAGGTTATACCGCAGCGATCTATGCCGCAAGGGCAGATATGAAACCAGTTATGTATACCGGAATGGAACCAGGCGGACAGTTAACTACCACTACGGAAGTTGACAATTTCCCGGGTTATCCTGAAGGTATCGATGGTCCAAAGATGATGATGGATCTGCAACAGCAGGCTGAACGTTTTGGCACGAAGGTGAGAATTGGAATGATCACTGAAGTTGACTTTTCTAAAGAAGTAGGAGGGATCCACAAAGCTCTTGTAGATAATAAGACCTGGATCGAGGCTGAAAGTGTAATCATATCTACCGGGGCAACTGCCAAGTATTTAGGTTTGCCTAGTGAGCAAAAATTACGAGGTGGAGGAGTATCTGCATGTGCAGTTTGTGACGGATTCTTTTATAAAGGACAGGATGTTGCTATTGTAGGTGGTGGTGATACCGCTGCGGAAGAAGCTACTTACTTATCTAATATTTGTAATAAAGTGACTATGCTGGTTCGTAAGGACTATATGAAAGCTTCTAAAGCAATGCAGCATCGTGTGGAAACTACCAAGAACATTGATCTTCGTTACAATACAGAAGTTGATGAGATCCTTGGAGAGCAGGTAGTCGAAGGACTTAGAATGGTGAATAACCAGACTGGAGAGAAGGAAGAAATCGATATTACAGGATTCTTTGTTGCTATAGGGCATAAGCCGAACACCGATATTTTCAAAGGTTGGTTAGATATGGACGAAACTGGTTACGTGATTACCGAGAGCAAGACCACGAGAACTAATATCCCTGGTGTTTTTGCTTCCGGAGATGTTCAGGATAAAGTTTACAGACAGGCGATTACCGCTGCTGGTACAGGCTGTATGGCAGCATTGGACGCTGAAAGATATCTTGCGGAAATTGAGGTTGAAGAAGATATTCAAAAACCACAAACAAGACCTGAGACAGTTTAA
- a CDS encoding trimeric intracellular cation channel family protein encodes MEISLFSILDILGTIAFAISGALSAMNRRLDLFGIFIIAFVTAIGGGTVRDILIGDTPVTWMENIMYIYLIGIVTILAIVFRNKLNYLKKSLFLFDTIGLGVFTITGVETGIQNGLDPIISVALGAMTGTFGGVLRDILCNEIPVIFRKEIYATACLIGALAYVTLYDLGMNADVIYLATALTVISIRLVVVKYKITLPSFYPTSPGSSRIR; translated from the coding sequence ATGGAAATAAGTTTGTTCAGCATCCTGGATATCCTTGGTACGATCGCATTCGCGATTTCCGGGGCATTATCTGCCATGAACCGTAGACTTGATCTCTTCGGTATCTTTATTATTGCCTTCGTTACAGCGATTGGCGGTGGAACTGTGCGAGATATTCTAATTGGTGATACACCAGTTACCTGGATGGAAAACATTATGTACATATACCTTATTGGTATCGTAACAATTCTCGCGATCGTCTTCAGAAATAAACTGAATTATTTAAAGAAATCACTTTTTCTATTTGATACCATAGGACTTGGTGTTTTCACTATTACCGGAGTGGAAACCGGAATACAGAACGGTCTTGATCCAATAATTTCTGTAGCACTTGGCGCCATGACTGGAACGTTTGGTGGTGTTCTACGGGACATTCTCTGTAATGAAATTCCGGTGATCTTTCGAAAAGAGATCTATGCAACCGCCTGCCTTATTGGAGCGCTTGCCTATGTCACCCTTTACGACCTGGGAATGAACGCGGACGTAATTTACCTCGCTACGGCGCTAACAGTAATTAGCATAAGACTTGTTGTTGTAAAATATAAAATCACACTTCCCTCCTTCTATCCTACTTCTCC